AGTGGATTGAGCGACGCGCTCACGTTCGTGGGGGTCAGCGTCATCCTGCTGCGGCTCGACGCTGCGCTGGCGCTGCGGGTGATGGGGCTGTTCATTCCCCTCGCTGCGCTCGTGATGTGGTTCAAGACGGTGTCTCAGCCGCTGCAGCGGCGCATCCGCGAGCTGCTGGCGCGGGTGAACGCCTTCTTCCAGGAGAACGTGCAGGGCATTGCCGTGGTGAAGTCGTTCACCGCGCAGGCCCGCCAGATCGAGCGGTTCCATCAGCTGAATGCGGAGACCTATCGCACCGAGATGCGCAACGTGCATGTGTTCGCGGTCTTTCGTCCGTTGGTGAGCGCGTGCTCGACCCTCGGGCTGGCCATCGTGCTCTGGCAGGGTGGGGCCGCCGTGCTCGATGGGCGACTCAGCCTGGGCACGCTCGTGGCCTTTCTCATGTACGTGCGCATGCTGTTCGCGCCGGTTGACGACCTGGCCGAGAAGTTCAACGTGATGCAGTCGGCGCTGGTGGCGTCAGAGCGGCTGCTGCGCATCCTCGACACGGCGCCGGAGCCGGCGCCCTCCCTCCCGGGGCCGTCCCGCGCTGAGGGTCGCATCCGCTTCGACCGCGTCTCGTTCTCGTATGACCCGGACAAGCCCGTGCTGCGTGACGTGTCGTTCGAGGTGGCGCCAGGCGAGATCGTGGCGCTCGTGGGCCCCACCGGTTCGGGCAAGAGCACCATCGCAGCGCTGCTGCTCGGGTTCTACCGCGTCGATCCGGACGGTGGAGGGCGCATCCTGCTTGATGACCGCCCCATCGACGAATGGGACGTACAGTCGCTGCGCCGACAGTTCGGCTTCGTGCAGCAGGAGCTCTTCCTCTTCTCCACCGATCTGCGCCGCAACATCACCCTGCATTCGCAGGTCCCAGATGACCGTCTCGCGCGGGCCATCGAGCTGAGCCAGGCCACTCGAGTGGCGGAGCGCTTCGAGGATGGGATAGACCACCCTGTTGAAGAGCGGGGGGCGTCGCTGTCGCAAGGGGAGCGCCAGCTGCTGTCGTTCGCTCGTGCCCTGGTCACCGATCCGCCCGTGCTGATCCTCGACGAGGCCACGGCCAGCATCGACAGCAAGACCGAGGCGCTCATCCAGACTGCCCTGCACCGCGCCATCGAGGGCCGCACCGCCCTCATCATCGCCCATCGGCTGTCGACCGTGCAGGAGGCCGATCGGGTGATCGTGCTGCGCAAGGGGCAGATCGTCGAGCAGGGCTCCCACGCCGTGCTGATGGCGGCC
The Pseudomonadota bacterium DNA segment above includes these coding regions:
- a CDS encoding ABC transporter ATP-binding protein, with the translated sequence MSRRKTAFEEERLGAFDMLGLLRRVITFAHGQGGLLTLCLLGTLVLSGAQACAPLLVRAAVDGFMDPSAASPPDVALRVRGVTWLAAAYVGLLALTLIVSYAIIIGLNLVGQRVVKRLRTAVWTHLHRLPIRYFDLNPVGRLVTRVANDTNAIAELFTSVLTSGLSDALTFVGVSVILLRLDAALALRVMGLFIPLAALVMWFKTVSQPLQRRIRELLARVNAFFQENVQGIAVVKSFTAQARQIERFHQLNAETYRTEMRNVHVFAVFRPLVSACSTLGLAIVLWQGGAAVLDGRLSLGTLVAFLMYVRMLFAPVDDLAEKFNVMQSALVASERLLRILDTAPEPAPSLPGPSRAEGRIRFDRVSFSYDPDKPVLRDVSFEVAPGEIVALVGPTGSGKSTIAALLLGFYRVDPDGGGRILLDDRPIDEWDVQSLRRQFGFVQQELFLFSTDLRRNITLHSQVPDDRLARAIELSQATRVAERFEDGIDHPVEERGASLSQGERQLLSFARALVTDPPVLILDEATASIDSKTEALIQTALHRAIEGRTALIIAHRLSTVQEADRVIVLRKGQIVEQGSHAVLMAANGLYAHMFRTQMTDAH